One Nitrospirota bacterium DNA window includes the following coding sequences:
- the smpB gene encoding SsrA-binding protein SmpB encodes MKIVAQNRKAFHDYSIEDTVEAGIQLLGTEVKSLRDGKANLKDSYVLIKDGEVFLFNCHISPYTHGNIMNHEPLRTRKLLLNKKEIERLRGKAQQKGYTLVPLKIYFKGPYAKVEVGLARGKREYEKRETIKEREAKRDIERAMRSR; translated from the coding sequence ATGAAAATAGTTGCACAGAACAGGAAAGCCTTCCATGACTACAGCATCGAGGACACCGTCGAAGCCGGCATCCAGCTCCTCGGCACCGAGGTGAAATCGCTGAGGGACGGCAAGGCGAACCTGAAAGACAGCTATGTCCTCATAAAGGACGGAGAGGTCTTTCTGTTCAACTGCCACATCAGCCCTTACACCCACGGCAACATCATGAACCACGAGCCCCTGCGAACGCGGAAGCTGCTCCTGAACAAGAAGGAGATCGAGCGGCTGAGGGGGAAGGCGCAGCAGAAAGGCTATACCCTGGTGCCGCTCAAGATCTATTTCAAAGGCCCCTATGCCAAGGTCGAGGTCGGGCTCGCCAGAGGGAAGCGGGAGTACGAGAAGCGCGAGACCATCAAGGAACGCGAGGCGAAGAGGGACATCGAGAGGGCGATGCGGAGCCGCTGA
- the clpS gene encoding ATP-dependent Clp protease adapter ClpS, whose product MAENELTFAEELEEKTRQKPKTPRQYRVILLNDDYTTMDFVVQVLETVFHKSTPEATRIMLNVHKNGKGVAGVYTKDIAETKVAAVHDMARKRQFPLKCIMEQE is encoded by the coding sequence ATGGCCGAGAACGAGCTCACCTTCGCTGAAGAACTCGAGGAGAAGACCAGGCAGAAGCCGAAGACGCCCCGGCAGTACCGAGTCATCCTCCTCAACGATGACTATACGACGATGGACTTCGTCGTTCAGGTACTCGAGACGGTCTTCCACAAGTCGACGCCGGAAGCCACCCGGATCATGCTGAATGTCCACAAGAACGGCAAAGGGGTCGCCGGCGTGTATACAAAAGATATTGCGGAGACGAAGGTCGCTGCGGTGCATGACATGGCCCGCAAGAGACAGTTTCCGCTCAAGTGCATCATGGAGCAGGAATGA
- a CDS encoding NUDIX hydrolase: MQTLKNPLPTVDIIIEYKGGIVLIERKNPPHGWAIPGGFVDYGESLEDAAVREAREETGLEVMLVRQFHTYSAPGRDPRFHTITTVYTAKAEGEAQAGDDAKQVGVFTESTLPEAIVFDHRDILDDYFRGRY; the protein is encoded by the coding sequence ATGCAGACCCTCAAGAACCCTCTGCCCACCGTTGATATCATCATCGAATACAAGGGCGGCATTGTACTGATCGAGCGCAAGAACCCTCCTCACGGCTGGGCTATCCCGGGGGGCTTTGTCGATTACGGCGAAAGCCTCGAGGACGCTGCGGTGCGGGAGGCGAGGGAGGAGACGGGGCTCGAGGTGATGCTGGTCCGGCAGTTCCACACCTACTCCGCTCCCGGACGCGATCCCCGGTTCCATACGATAACCACCGTATACACCGCAAAGGCTGAGGGCGAGGCGCAGGCGGGCGATGACGCGAAGCAGGTCGGCGTTTTCACGGAGAGCACGCTGCCCGAGGCTATCGTATTCGACCACCGGGACATACTGGACGACTATTTCAGAGGGAGATATTGA
- the clpA gene encoding ATP-dependent Clp protease ATP-binding subunit ClpA, whose amino-acid sequence MINKELELSIEATIREAEKRRHEYLTVEHILYAVLHDEGGSEIITRCGGTVAHLKAALENFFKESVPAVSRNVDAYPKTTIGFQRVIQRALHHVQSAGKQEADAGDLLASILMEEDSHAAFFLESEGIRRLDVLDYISHGVSKPSGEPDTQERHERTEPGGKEAPVKDPLKQFSVDLVEKARQGGIDPLVGRDIELERTIHVLSRRRKNNVIFIGEPGVGKTAIVEGLALKIHTGKVPEALRKSRVFAIDLGGMLAGTKYRGDFEARLKATLKAIEKIPHAILFIDEIHTIVGAGATSGGSMDASNILKPLLNSGKVRCIGATTYEEYRNHFDKDRALSRRFQKIDIQEPSIEETVRILDGLKSCYEEFHGVTFARNALRAAAELSAKYINDRYLPDKAIDVIDEAGAALKLAPSKKNKVIGIADIEKIVAKIAKIPSRSISASDMDRLRTLEDELKRVVFGQDNAIHTLVAAIKRSRAGLGSPDRPIGSFLFTGPTGVGKTEVSKQMAAVLGVHFMRFDMSEYMEKHAVARLIGAPPGYVGFDQGGLLTDGIRKHPYCVLLLDEIEKAHPDLFSILLQVMDYATLTDNSGKKADFRNVILIMTSNAGAKDMTRSVVGFGDRSRDTQGKGRDAINNLFSPEFRNRLDGVITFNAITPPVMRRIVDKFVAELQAQLGKKKVEIVLSDKAGLWLGERGYDPLFGARPMGRIIQEQIKDALSEELLFGRLRKGGKVLIDLEDDRLTFNYS is encoded by the coding sequence ATGATCAACAAAGAGCTGGAGTTGTCCATAGAAGCGACCATCCGCGAGGCGGAAAAGAGGAGGCACGAGTACCTGACCGTAGAGCACATCCTCTATGCCGTGCTCCACGACGAAGGGGGCAGCGAGATCATCACCCGGTGCGGGGGCACGGTCGCGCATCTCAAGGCAGCACTCGAGAATTTCTTCAAGGAGAGCGTCCCTGCGGTATCCAGGAATGTCGACGCCTACCCGAAGACGACCATCGGCTTCCAGCGGGTGATCCAGCGGGCGCTGCACCATGTGCAGTCTGCAGGGAAACAGGAAGCGGATGCCGGCGATCTCCTGGCGAGCATTCTGATGGAAGAGGACTCGCATGCCGCCTTTTTCCTCGAGTCCGAGGGCATACGCCGCCTCGATGTGCTCGACTACATCTCCCACGGGGTCTCGAAACCCTCCGGGGAGCCGGACACGCAGGAGCGTCACGAGCGGACAGAGCCGGGCGGAAAAGAGGCCCCTGTCAAAGATCCCCTGAAACAGTTCTCGGTGGACCTCGTCGAGAAGGCGCGGCAGGGCGGCATCGATCCCCTCGTAGGACGCGATATCGAACTGGAGCGGACGATCCATGTCCTGAGCAGACGCAGGAAGAACAACGTCATCTTCATCGGCGAGCCCGGTGTCGGCAAGACCGCCATCGTGGAAGGCCTCGCGCTGAAGATCCATACGGGCAAGGTGCCGGAGGCGCTCAGGAAGTCGAGAGTCTTCGCCATAGACCTGGGCGGCATGCTCGCAGGCACGAAGTACCGCGGCGACTTCGAGGCGCGCCTGAAGGCGACCCTGAAGGCCATCGAGAAGATCCCGCATGCCATCCTCTTTATCGACGAGATCCATACGATCGTCGGAGCCGGGGCTACGAGCGGCGGCTCGATGGACGCCTCGAATATCCTGAAGCCCCTGCTGAACTCCGGCAAGGTCCGTTGCATCGGCGCAACCACCTACGAGGAATACCGGAATCATTTCGACAAGGACCGCGCCCTCTCCCGGAGGTTCCAGAAGATCGATATCCAGGAGCCCTCGATCGAGGAGACGGTCCGTATCCTCGACGGCCTGAAGAGCTGCTACGAGGAGTTCCACGGCGTCACCTTTGCACGGAACGCCCTGAGGGCAGCGGCGGAGCTCTCTGCGAAATACATCAACGACCGCTACCTGCCCGACAAGGCCATCGATGTGATCGATGAAGCAGGAGCCGCCCTCAAGCTCGCTCCCTCCAAGAAGAATAAAGTCATCGGCATTGCGGATATAGAGAAGATCGTCGCCAAGATCGCGAAGATCCCGTCGCGCAGCATCTCGGCCTCTGATATGGACCGCCTGAGGACGCTCGAGGATGAGTTGAAGCGGGTGGTCTTCGGCCAGGATAACGCCATCCATACCCTTGTCGCTGCCATCAAGCGCTCCCGCGCCGGGCTCGGCTCGCCGGACAGGCCCATCGGCTCCTTCCTCTTTACCGGGCCGACGGGCGTCGGCAAGACAGAGGTGTCGAAGCAGATGGCTGCGGTGCTCGGCGTCCACTTCATGCGCTTCGACATGAGCGAATACATGGAGAAGCACGCCGTGGCCCGGCTCATCGGCGCGCCTCCGGGCTATGTGGGCTTCGACCAGGGGGGATTGCTCACCGACGGCATCAGAAAGCATCCCTACTGCGTGCTGCTGCTCGACGAGATCGAAAAGGCCCATCCCGATCTCTTCAGCATCCTGCTCCAGGTGATGGACTATGCCACCCTGACCGACAACAGCGGCAAAAAGGCCGATTTCAGGAACGTCATTCTCATCATGACCTCCAATGCCGGGGCCAAGGACATGACCAGGAGCGTCGTCGGTTTCGGCGACCGGAGCAGGGATACGCAGGGCAAGGGCAGGGATGCGATCAACAACCTCTTCAGCCCAGAGTTCAGAAACCGCCTCGACGGCGTCATCACCTTCAATGCCATAACGCCGCCGGTAATGCGCAGGATCGTCGACAAGTTCGTCGCCGAGCTCCAGGCGCAGCTCGGCAAGAAAAAGGTCGAGATCGTCCTCTCGGATAAGGCGGGGCTCTGGCTCGGCGAAAGGGGCTACGACCCGCTCTTCGGCGCCCGTCCGATGGGGCGGATCATCCAGGAGCAGATCAAGGATGCGCTCTCGGAGGAGCTGCTCTTCGGCAGGCTGAGAAAGGGCGGCAAGGTCCTCATCGATCTCGAAGACGACCGCCTGACCTTCAACTACTCCTAG
- a CDS encoding FmdB family zinc ribbon protein — MPIYEYTCMKCGQEFEKLVFGDRKVFCLHCGSDEVKKKFSVFGMSGVEHSSSGCSSCSSGSCSSCK, encoded by the coding sequence ATGCCGATATATGAATATACCTGCATGAAATGCGGGCAGGAGTTCGAGAAGCTCGTGTTCGGCGACCGGAAGGTCTTTTGCCTGCACTGCGGGTCCGATGAGGTGAAAAAGAAGTTTTCGGTATTCGGCATGAGCGGTGTCGAACACTCCTCGTCGGGCTGCTCCTCGTGCAGCTCGGGCTCCTGCAGCTCCTGCAAATAA
- the aat gene encoding leucyl/phenylalanyl-tRNA--protein transferase encodes MPVFRLSRRLVFPPPHLAEKDGLLAVGGDLTEQRLILAYSMGIFPWYSEGYPILWWSPDPRLVLAPLDLKVSRSLRQVMNKNAYRVTMDTAFDEVIGSCATVRRKREEGTWITPEMREAYIRLHHSGYAHSVESWYGDELAGGLYGVALGSVFFGESMFAHRSDASKVAFVTLVKQLTAWGFTLIDCQVTTPHLMSLGAREMPRPEFLRLLGKALAAPTLKGPWNSRTAPR; translated from the coding sequence ATGCCCGTGTTTCGATTATCGCGCAGGCTCGTCTTTCCCCCTCCTCATCTCGCCGAAAAGGACGGCCTCCTGGCCGTGGGCGGGGATCTGACCGAGCAGCGCCTTATCCTCGCCTACTCCATGGGGATATTCCCCTGGTATTCAGAGGGATACCCTATCCTCTGGTGGTCGCCCGATCCCCGTCTCGTGCTCGCTCCCCTTGACCTGAAGGTGTCCCGCAGCCTGCGGCAGGTCATGAACAAGAATGCTTACAGGGTCACCATGGATACCGCCTTCGATGAAGTCATCGGCAGCTGCGCGACGGTCCGGAGGAAGAGAGAGGAGGGGACATGGATCACCCCGGAAATGAGGGAGGCGTATATCCGTCTCCACCATTCCGGGTATGCCCACTCGGTAGAGAGCTGGTACGGCGACGAGCTTGCAGGAGGCCTCTACGGCGTGGCACTGGGAAGCGTCTTCTTCGGCGAGTCGATGTTCGCGCACCGGAGCGATGCCTCGAAGGTCGCCTTCGTTACGCTGGTGAAGCAGCTCACCGCATGGGGCTTCACCCTCATCGACTGCCAGGTGACCACCCCCCATCTCATGAGCCTCGGCGCGCGGGAGATGCCCCGCCCCGAATTCCTGCGCCTGCTGGGTAAAGCACTGGCAGCCCCGACGCTCAAAGGACCGTGGAACAGCCGCACCGCGCCCCGCTGA
- the hfq gene encoding RNA chaperone Hfq, with protein sequence MGVSKGPGIQDNFLNQLRKERIPVIIYLTNGVRLKGFVKAFDNFVILLKESNEQLIYKHAVSTIVPEKHVDLRIESSEEG encoded by the coding sequence ATGGGGGTCAGCAAGGGGCCTGGCATTCAGGACAATTTTCTCAATCAGCTCAGGAAAGAGCGGATACCGGTCATCATCTATCTCACCAACGGCGTACGGTTGAAGGGCTTTGTCAAGGCCTTCGACAACTTTGTTATTCTGCTCAAAGAATCGAACGAACAGCTGATTTACAAGCATGCCGTCTCGACCATCGTCCCTGAAAAGCATGTCGACCTGAGGATCGAGAGCAGCGAAGAGGGCTGA